The following are encoded together in the Vigna unguiculata cultivar IT97K-499-35 chromosome 2, ASM411807v1, whole genome shotgun sequence genome:
- the LOC114174127 gene encoding DNA polymerase alpha catalytic subunit, with protein MADEEPVSGRRRPRGPESTARSEALERLKARLRGGRRSDGTGPQIRLENPVYDTVPEDEYNALVAKRREQARSFIVDDEGIGYGDEGEEEDWSQAGFTLSSDESEGESERPKRKKVEKKDPQPKRPSSSLSAAAAMMGGQRLSSMFTSSVFKKSRDDKACESIVDDVIAEFAADETDRLRRRRAQGNSSSTSVANNALRVNNTVRDNNSVGMMGDFSSLPGNGNAESVKIVVESDGFDSGFAPKSAVVSEIQDFGRDNSENGQGPAVGAEDSQINECMIEEEEVKSFEIEVKADAKKEVFTLNAKVKEADDPALSATAGWKEAIRDAGGVDVSDSKDAWQNQHSEFDLEEDGSLPFYILDAYEEFYGENRGTLYLFGKVKTGDLYQSCCVIVKGMQRCVYAVPTRPLLRTEEMTSLERDVRESRISSADFFKKLQDAAADVKNEVAQHLVNLDVSNFSMAPVKRKYAFDRFEIPAGENYVVKINYSFKDPVLPVDLKGESFCALLGTGCSALELFLIKRKIKGPSWLQVSRFATSSSSRRVSWCKFEVTVGSPKLIRTSPPSKITSNIPPVVVAAINLKTTINEKQNINEIVSASVVCCNMVKIDAPMMASEWRRPGRLTHFTVVRKLDGSIFPMGFNKEVTDRNLKAGSNILCAESSERALLNRLMLELHKLDSDVLVGHNISGFDLDVLLHRCQACKVASSMWSKLGRLNRSTMPKLGRRSKVFGSGADPGIMSCIAGRLLCDTYLCSRDLLKEVSYSLSHLAKSHLNKFRKEVAPHEVPKMFQSAESLMELIEYGETDAWLSMELMFYLSILPLTRQLTNISGNLWGKTLQGARAQRVEYLLLHTFHAMKYMVPDKFSNYSKETKLTKRRVTHDVEDSNYDVDVDDVNYDNDASEPNNKKSKKGPSYAGGLVLEPKKGLYDKYILLLDFNSLYPSIIQEYNICFTTVERSLDGSFPRLPSSKITGVLPEVLKNLVDRRKKVKSWIKNEKKKNEKADPLRVQQLDIQQQALKLTANSMYGCLGFSNSRFYAKPLAELITLQGREILQSTVDLVQNALNLEVIYGDTDSIMIYSGLDDIEEANKIAVKVIQEVNKKYKCLEIDLDGLYKRMLLLKKKKYAAVKLLFKDGTPYEVIERKGLDIVRRDWSLLAKELGDFCLTQILSGGSCEDVVESIHNSLMKVQEEMRNGQVPLEKYVITKTLTKPPEAYPDAKNQPHVLVAQRLKQQGYSSGCSVGDTIPYIICYEQGGSSGSAGGIAQRARHPEELKREQGTWLIDIDYYLSQQIHPVVSRLCASIQGTSPERLADCLGLDSSKFHHKSSEAFNDDSSSSLLCAANDEERYRGCEPLVLSCPSCSGTFDCPPVSKSICCLLGSEMTTSVSTEESDFNFWRKLCCPKCPDDVKISPAMIANQVKRQAEMFVLMYYKGLLTCDDETCKHTTRSISLRLVGDSERGTVCPNYPRCNGRLLRKYTEADLYKQLSYFCHVFDAVSCIEKMEGKSRITIEKEVMKIRPMIDPAASTAQKIRDRCAYGWVRLEDLVITV; from the exons ATGGCGGACGAAGAGCCAGTAAGCGGGAGGCGAAGGCCGAGGGGACCGGAGTCCACCGCTCGCAGCGAAGCGTTGGAACGTCTCAAGGCCCGCCTCCGAGGTGGTCGTCGATCCGATGGCACTGGGCCCCAAATCAGGTTAGAAAACCCTGTCTACGACACTGTCCCTGAGGACGAGTACAACGCACTCGTCGCCAAGCGCCGCGAGCAGGCGCGCTCCTTCATAGTCGACGATGAAGGAATCGGTTACGGCGATGAGGGCGAGGAAGAGGACTGGTCTCAGGCTGGATTCACTCTCTCCTCCGATGAATCCGAAGGCGAATCGGAGAGGCCAAAGCGGAAGAAGGTCGAGAAGAAGGATCCTCAGCCGAAACGGCCTTCTTCGTCGCTCTCCGCCGCTGCGGCCATGATGGGAGGGCAGAGGTTGTCCTCTATGTTCACTTCCTCCGTTTTCAAGAAGAGCAGAGACGACAAAGCCTGTGAGAGCATCGTCGACGATGTTATCGCGGAGTTCGCTGCGGACGAGACTGATAGACTGAGGCGTAGAAGGGCGCAAGGGAATTCCTCTTCCACTTCTGTTGCAAACAATGCTTTGCGTGTTAATAACACGGTTAGGGATAATAATTCTGTTGGTATGATGGGAGATTTTTCTTCATTGCCGGGAAATGGTAACGCTGAGTCTGTTAAGATAGTTGTTGAGAGTGATGGTTTTGACTCGGGGTTTGCGCCAAAGAGCGCAGTGGTTAGTGAAATCCAAGATTTCGGGCGCGATAATTCTGAGAATGGGCAGGGACCGGCCGTGGGAGCTGAGGATTCTCAAATTAATGAATGTATGATTGAGGAGGAAGAGGTGAAGAGTTTTGAAATTGAAGTGAAAGCGGATGCAAAGAAGGAGGTGTTCACTTTGAACGCGAAGGTAAAAGAAGCGGACGACCCTGCATTATCTGCGACTGCTGGTTGGAAGGAAGCAATACGCGATGCTGGCGGGGTTGATGTTTCTGATTCGAAGGATGCTTGGCAGAACCAACATTCAGAGTTTGATCTGGAGGAAGATGGGTCACTGCCTTTCTACATATTAGATGCCTACGAAGAGTTTTATGGGGAAAATAGGGGCACCCTTTATCTCTTTGGGAAG GTTAAGACTGGGGATTTGTATCAGAGTTGTTGTGTTATTGTTAAGGGCATGCAAAGGTGCGTCTATGCAGTTCCTACCCGACCTCTGCTTCGCACTGAAGAGATGACGAGTCTCGAGAGAGATGTCCGGGAGTCTCGAATTTCTTCTGCGGATTTCTTTAAAAAGCTGCAA GATGCTGCAGCTGATGTTAAGAATGAGGTAGCACAGCATCTGGTGAATTTGGATGTTTCGAACTTTAGCATGGCACCTGTTAAG AGGAAATATGCATTTGATCGATTTGAAATCCCTGCAGGGGAAAATTATGtggtgaaaataaattattcattcaAG GATCCTGTACTTCCAGTAGATCTCAAAGGAGAAAGTTTCTGTGCTCTCTTAGGAACTGGTTGCAG TGCCCTTGAGCTTTTTCTGATTAAACGGAAGATAAAGGGGCCTTCATGGCTACAGGTTTCAAGGTTTGCTACGAGCTCATCTTCCCGAAGG GTTAGCTGGTGCAAATTTGAAGTAACTGTTGGCTCTCCTAAACTCATAAGGACATCACCTCCTTCGAAAATCACTTCTAATATTCCTCCGGTGGTTGTTGCAGCAATAAACTTGAAAACCACCATAAATGAAAAGCAGAACATAAATGAGATTGTATCAGCATCCGTTGTCTGTTGTAACATGGTTAAG ATTGACGCGCCTATGATGGCTTCAGAATGGAGGAGACCTGGAAGGCTGACCCATTTTACTGTTGTTCGTAAACTTGATGGGAGTATATTTCCAATGGGATTCAACAAAGAGGTCACGGACAGAAACTTAAAAGCTGGTTCAAATATTCTGTGTGCTGAAAGCAG TGAGAGAGCTTTATTGAACCGCTTGATGTTAGAATTGCACAAGTTGGATAGCGATGTTCTGGTTGGACATAATATATCTGGATTTGACCTGGATGTTCTTCTCCACAGATGTCAG GCCTGCAAAGTGGCAAGCAGCATGTGGTCTAAACTAGGACGCCTCAACCGATCGACTATGCCTAAACTTGGAAGAAGAAGTAAGGTTTTTGGTTCTGGAGCAGATCCTGGTATCATGTCATGCATTGCTGGCAGGCTTCTTTGTGATACATATTTGTGTTCCCGTGACCTATTAAAGGAG GTTAGTTACTCTTTAAGTCACCTTGCAAAATCACACCTGAACAAGTTTCGGAAGGAAGTTGCTCCACATGAAGTTCCAAAAATGTTCCAATCCGCGGAATCGCTAATGGAGCTT ATTGAATACGGTGAAACAGATGCATGGTTGTCTATGGAACTGATGTTTTATTTAAGTATTCTTCCACTCACACGTCAGCTAACTAATATAAGTGGTAATCTGTGGGGGAAAACTCTTCAG GGTGCTCGAGCACAGAGAGTTGAATATCTTTTGCTGCATACTTTCCATGCAATGAAATATATGGTGCCAGACAAGTTCTCAAACTATTCTAAAGAAACGAAATTGACGAAACGTAGAGTAACTCATGATGTTGAAGATAGCAACTACGATGTAGATGTTGACGATGTAAACTATGACAATGATGCTTCTGAACCTAATAATAAGAAAAGCAAAAAGGGTCCTTCTTACGCCGGGGGACTGGTTTTGGAGCCAAAGAAGGGTCTATATGACAAATATATACTCCTTTTGGATTTCAACAGTCTTTATCCTTCTATTATTCAG GAATACAATATTTGCTTTACAACTGTTGAAAGATCTTTGGACGGATCTTTTCCACGTCTACCATCTAGTAAAATAACTGGAGTCTTGCCAGAG GTGCTGAAAAATCTGGTAGATAGGAGGAAGAAGGTAAAGTCGTGgataaagaatgaaaaaaagaagaatgaaaaagcTGATCCTTTAAGGGTTCAGCAACTGGATATTCAGCAGCAAGCACTTAAGCTTACTGCTAACAG TATGTATGGGTGCCTGGGATTTTCCAATTCCAGATTTTATGCTAAGCCTTTGGCTGAGCTTATTACTTTACAA GGAAGGGAGATACTGCAGAGTACTGTTGATTTAGTTCAGAATGCCTTGAATTTAGAG gTGATCTATGGTGACACCGATTCAATAATGATTTACAGTGGGCTAGATGATATTGAGGAAGCTAATAAAATTGCTGTAAAAGTTATTCAAGAG GtcaataagaaatataaatgcTTGGAAATTGATCTTGATGGTTTATATAAAAGAATGCTGCTTCTCaagaaaaagaagtatgcaGCTGTAAAGTTGCTGTTTAAAGATGGCACCCCATATGAG GTTATTGAACGTAAAGGTCTTGACATTGTTCGTCGTGACTGGAGCTTATTAGCTAAAGAATTAGGAGATTTTTGCTTGACTCAAATTTTGTCTGGAGG GTCATGTGAAGATGTAGTGGAGTCAATCCACAACTCGCTCATGAAG GTACAAGAAGAAATGAGGAACGGACAAGTACCATTAGAGAAATATGTCATTACGAAGACATTGACTAAACCACCTGAAGCTTATCCTGATGCCAAGAACCAGCCACATGTTCTT GTGGCACAAAGATTGAAGCAACAGGGTTACTCTTCTGGCTGTTCTGTTGGTGATACAATCCCTTATATAATTTGTTATGAGCAG GGTGGCAGTTCAGGCAGTGCAGGTGGCATTGCTCAACGTGCTAGACATCCTGAAGAACTTAAACGGGAACAAGGGACATGGCTGATTGACATTGATTACTATTTATCACAACAG ATCCATCCCGTAGTATCACGCCTTTGTGCATCAATTCAGGGGACAAGCCCAGAAAGACTGGCTGATTGCTTAGGGCTTGATTCCTCAAAG TTTCATCATAAATCAAGTGAAGCTTTTAATGATGATTCTAGCAGTTCACTCTTGTGTGCTGCTAATGATGAGGAGAG GTATCGGGGATGTGAGCCGTTGGTCTTGTCATGCCCCAGCTGCTCTGGTACATTTGACTGCCCACCCGTCTCTAAATCTATTTGCTGTTTGTTGGGAAGTGAAATGACAACCAGCGTATCTACCGAGGAATCTGACTTCAATTTCTGGCGTAAGCTGTGTTGTCCTAAATGCCCCGATGATGTCAAAATTTCTCCAGCGATGATAGCGAATCAG GTCAAAAGGCAAGCAGAGATGTTTGTTTTGATGTACTATAAAGGTTTACTAACG TGTGATGATGAAACGTGCAAGCATACAACGCGGAGTATCAGCCTGCGGTTGGTTGGTGATTCCGAGAGAGGAACTGTTTGTCCAAATTATCCTCGTTGCAATGGCCGTCTGCTTAGAAAG TATACTGAAGCAGACTTGTACAAGCAGCTCTCGTATTTTTGCCACGTGTTTGACGCTGTTTCTTGTATAGAAAAG ATGGAGGGCAAATCTAGAATAACTATAGAGAAAGAGGTGATGAAAATTAGGCCTATGATTGATCCAGCAGCTTCAACAGCGCAGAAGATCAGGGACCGTTGTGCTTATGGCTGGGTGAGACTGGAGGATCTGGTGATAACAGTTTAA
- the LOC114172459 gene encoding nicotinate phosphoribosyltransferase 2-like encodes MASKESKKKNSGRKIPGPTNPMVTPLLTDQYQFTMAYAYWKSGKHRERAVFDLYFRKNPFGGEYTVFAGLEECVRFIANFKLTEEQIDYIRNNLSVSCEEGFLDYLRGIDCSDVEVYAIPEGSVVFAKVPLLRVEGPIAVVQLLETPFINLINFASLVSTNAARHRFVAGKSKTLLEFGLRRAQGPDGGIGASKYSYIGGFDATSNVAAGMLFGIPLRGTHSHAFVSSYMNLDEIKDKALRKKDGSSTCQDFVSLVRDWLRKIERSDSLRSNSAETNKSELAALTSYALAFPDNFLALVDTYDVMRSGVPNFCAVALALNDLGYKAIGIRLDSGDLAYLSCEIRKLFCSIEKEFGLPGFGKMNITASNDLNEETIDALNKQGHQIDAYGIGTYLVTCYAQAALGVVFKLVEINNKPRIKLSEAVSKVTIPCKKRIYRLYGKEGYALVDIMTGENEPPPKVGERILCRHPFRESKRAYVVPQKIEELLRCYCAGNSDKNEEILPPLKDIRERCIQQLEQMRPDHMRRLNPTPYKVSVSAKLYDFIHFLWLNEAPVGELR; translated from the exons ATGGCATCGAAAGAGTCCAAGAAGAAAAATTCGGGTCGGAAAATACCCGGACCCACAAACCCGATGGTGACGCCTTTGTTGACGGATCAATACCAATTCACCATGGCTTATGCCTACTGGAAATCTGGCAAGCATCGAGAACGTGCTGT GTTTGATTTGTATTTTCGGAAGAACCCCTTTGGAGGGGAGTACACTGTCTTCGCTGGTTTGGAAGAATGCGTGAGATTCATTGCTAATTTCAAGCTCACCGAGGAACAAATAGATTATATCAGAAATAATTTGTCTGTTTCATGTGAG GAAGGCTTCCTTGACTATCTCAGAGGAATTGACTGTTCTGATGTTGAGGTGTATGCTATTCCCGAAGGATCGGTTGTTTTTGCTAAGGTACCCCTGTTGAGAGTTGAAGGTCCGATTGCA GTTGTTCAATTGCTAGAAACACCTTTTATCAATCTCATTAATTTTGCATCATTAGTTTCTACTAATGCTGCAAGGCATCGTTTTGTTGCTGGAAAATCAAAAACTCTGCTTGAGTTTGGACTACGAAGGGCTCAG gGGCCTGATGGTGGAATTGGTGCATCAAAGTACAGTTACATTGGGGGATTTGATGCAACAAG CAACGTTGCAGCAGGAATGTTATTTGGGATTCCCCTTCGTGGTACTCATTCCCATGCATTTGTTAGCTCCTATATG AACCTCGACGAGATTAAAGACAAAGCGCTTCGTAAAAAAGATGGTTCAAGTACATGTCAAGATTTTGTTAGCCTAGTTCGAGACTGGCTGAGAAAAATTGAG CGGTCGGATTCTCTTCGTAGCAATTCTGCTGAGACCAATAAAAGTGAGCTGGCAGCATTGACATCTTATGCATTAGCATTTCCTGATAACTTTCTTGCCCTAGTAGACACTTACGAT GTGATGAGAAGTGGAGTGCCTAATTTTTGTGCAGTTGCATTAGCTCTCAATGACTTAGG ATACAAAGCAATTGGCATTAGGCTGGATTCTGGTGACCTTGCATATTTGTCTTGTGAGATCAGGAAGTTGTTTTGCTCCATTGAGAAGGAATTTGGATTGCCCGGTTTCGGGAAGATGAATATCACAGCCAGTAATGACCttaatgaagaaacaatagaTGCTTTAAACAAACAG GGTCATCAGATTGATGCCTATGGAATTGGTACATACCTGGTTACGTGTTATGCTCAAGCTGCTTTAGGAGTTGTTTTCAAGCTGGTTGAGATTAATAATAAACCTCGGATCAAACTTTCTGAAGCTGTCTCAAAG GTCACTATTCCATGTAAGAAGCGAATATATAGATTGTATGGGAAAGAAGGTTATGCTTTGGTAGACATAATGACAGGAGAAAATGAACCCCCTCCAAAG GTGGGAGAAAGAATCCTGTGCCGCCATCCCTTTCGAGAATCCAAAAGAGCATATGTGGTGCCTCAGAAAATTGAGGAGCTTCTAAGGTGTTACTGTGCTGGGAATTCAG ATAAAAACGAAGAAATTCTGCCTCCTTTAAAGGACATTAGAGAGCGATGCATCCAGCAACTTGAGCAAATGCGACCTGACCACATGAGGAGACTCAATCCAACTCCGTATAAG GTTAGTGTGAGTGCAAAGTTATATGACTTCATTCACTTCTTGTGGCTCAATGAGGCACCTGTTGGAGAGCTGCGATAA
- the LOC114173751 gene encoding probable serine/threonine-protein kinase At1g01540 has protein sequence MPDSGAMNDQLSNPTSIFGLRLWVVLGVCVGAAIVLILFLISVWVAFKRSKANPVSIPDVSKEIQEIRVDHAPTPNPTHQPDPFPEPDPLPPTDEESNPLGYHRIQFEIGKNHRISYPERALLRSSSNDPAGAEPRLLDQVPTVIPEVSHLGWGHWYTLRELEDSTNAFAPENVIGEGGYGIVYHGILNDNTHVAIKNLLNNRGQAEKEFKVEVEAIGRVRHKNLVRLLGYCAEGAHRMLVYEYVDNGNLEQWLHGDVGPYSPLTWEIRMNIILGTAKGLTYLHEGLEPKVVHRDIKSSNILLSKQWNAKVSDFGLAKLLGSDNSYITTRVMGTFGYVAPEYASTGMLNERSDVYSFGILIMEVLTGRNPVDYSRPPEEVNLVDWLKKMVSNRNPEGVLDPKLPEKPTSRALKRALLVALRCTDPNAQKRPKMGHVIHMLEAEDSPYKEDRRARRDAGQSPNDRVGDGLKEEAGVSVDDGKVENGMVVNETRTSPQIEKQ, from the exons ATGCCCGACAGCGGCGCAATGAACGACCAGCTCTCCAACCCCACCTCCATCTTCGGCCTCCGTCTCTGGGTGGTGCTCGGCGTCTGTGTCGGCGCCGCCATCGTCCTCATCCTCTTCCTCATCTCCGTCTGGGTCGCCTTCAAGCGCTCCAAAGCCAACCCCGTTTCCATCCCCGACGTCTCCAAGGAGATCCAAGAAATAAGGGTCGACCACGCCCCCACCCCCAACCCGACCCACCAACCCGACCCTTTTCCCGAACCTGACCCACTTCCGCCCACCGACGAAGAATCCAACCCTCTCGGCTACCACAGAATCCAGTTCGAGATTGGGAAGAACCACCGAATCTCCTACCCCGAACGTGCCCTGCTTCGCTCTTCTTCCAACGACCCTGCCGGTGCTGAGCCTCGCCTCCTCGATCAGGTTCCCACCGTCATTCCCGAAGTTTCTCACTTGGGCTGGGGCCACTGGTACACTCTCCGGGAGCTTGAGGATTCCACCAACGCCTTCGCCCCTGAGAATGTTATTGGCGAAGGAGGTTATGGAATTGTTTATCATGGTATCTTGAACGACAATACTCATGTTGCCATCAAGAATTTGCTCAATAATAG GGGGCAAGCTGAGAAGGAGTTCAAGGTTGAAGTGGAAGCTATAGGACGGGTTCGCCACAAGAATTTAGTGAGGTTGCTTGGTTATTGTGCTGAAGGAGCTCATAG AATGCTTGTTTATGAGTACGTCGACAATGGTAACTTGGAGCAGTGGCTTCATGGGGATGTTGGGCCTTACAGTCCTCTAACATGGGAAATTCGGATGAACATTATTCTGGGAACTGCCAAAGG GCTAACTTATTTACATGAGGGTTTGGAACCAAAAGTTGTTCACCGTGATATTAAATCAAGCAACATTCTGCTCAGTAAGCAGTGGAATGCAAAGGTCTCAGACTTTGGCCTCGCCAAACTCCTTGGCTCTGACAACAGTTATATCACCACCCGTGTCATGGGTACTTTTGG ATATGTTGCTCCTGAATATGCAAGTACTGGCATGTTGAATGAACGAAGTGATGTTTATAGTTTTGGAATTCTGATTATGGAAGTTCTTACAGGAAGGAACCCTGTTGATTATAGTCGGCCTCCAGAGGAG GTGAATTTGGTAGACTGGCTCAAGAAGATGGTCAGTAACAGGAATCCAGAGGGGGTGCTGGATCCGAAGCTTCCCGAGAAACCAACTTCAAGGGCACTAAAACGAGCCCTTCTTGTAGCCTTACGTTGCACTGATCCTAATGCACAGAAGCGACCTAAAATGGGGCATGTGATACACATGCTTGAAGCTGAAGATTCCCCTTACAAAGAG gaTCGCAGAGCTAGAAGGGATGCAGGACAATCACCCAATGACAGAGTAGGTGATGGACTGAAAGAGGAAGCAGGTGTATCAGTTGATGATGGCAAGGTTGAAAATGGGATGGTTGTCAATGAGACAAGAACGAGCCCTCAAATAGAAAAGCAATAA
- the LOC114167287 gene encoding transcription factor SPATULA-like, with protein MGDMYHFDKNLSSQDEISLFLRQILLRSSPSSSSSPHSVPGSCNSNVSHQNVNSHASFSPSHLQHAKISNLGSTASFLSASATSASFKPHPASAPNVSSSSLLVSENENDDYDCESEEGVEALAEELPTKPVPSRSSSKRSRAAEVHNLSEKRRRSRINEKMKALQNLIPNSNKTDKASMLDEAIEYLKQLQLQVQMLSMRNGLTLHPMCFPEGLQAVQLSEMGMELSERNRSTPLNITATLPLHQENNPLHYTSNLQSKHILPNQPSAPYPSFINNPETSFGLESRIQPETKPLQHKGGSSGPIRGEDILHYQQPSAIHSDANNTLGGSQVVKEFESGTTVSLSFDTQTCEPCIGARDQSGVIIRNSEANIVVTSQLSR; from the exons ATGGGCGACATGTACCACTTTGACAAGAATCTCTCTTCGCAGGACGAAATCTCACTTTTTCTTCGTCAGATTCTCCTCCGTtcatctccttcttcttcttcttcaccccACTCCGTCCCCGGATCCTGCAACTCCAACGTCTCTCACCAAAACGTCAATTCTCACGCTTCTTTCTCGCCCTCGCACCTCCAACACGCCAAGATCTCCAACCTTGGTTCCACCGCCTCTTTTCTCTCCGCTTCTGCCACTTCCGCTTCCTTCAAGCCCCACCCTGCTTCTGCGCCAAAtgtgtcttcttcttcccttTTAGTCAGCGAGAACGAGAATGATGACTATGATTGTGAAAGTGAG GAGGGTGTCGAAGCTTTGGCCGAAGAACTTCCGACAAAGCCCGTTCCTTCAAGGAGTTCATCTAAGAGATCAAGAGCTGCAGAAGTTCATAATTTGTCTGAGAAG CGAAGAAGGAGTAGAATCAACGAGAAAATGAAGGCCTTGCAAAATCTAATTCCGAATTCTAACAAG ACGGACAAGGCTTCAATGCTCGATGAAGCTATTGAATACCTTAAACAACTTCAGCTGCAAGTACAG ATGCTGTCAATGAGAAATGGGTTGACTTTGCATCCTATGTGCTTTCCAGAAGGCTTACAAGCAGTGCAGTTGTctgagatgggcatggaactaAGTGAAAGAAACAGGTCTACCCCTTTAAACATAACAGCTACTCTGCCTCTCCACCAAGAGAACAACCCCTTGCACTACACATCCAATCTACAAAGCAAACACATTCTGCCAAATCAGCCATCTGCACCATATCCTTCATTTATTAACAACCCAGAAACTTCTTTTGGGCTGGAATCCCGAATCCAACCAGAAACAAAACCTCTTCAACACAAAGGAGGATCGTCTGGG CCAATACGAGGAGAAGACATTTTGCATTACCAGCAACCAAGTGCTATCCATTCAGATGCTAATAATACATTAGGTGGTTCTCAAG TGGTGAAAGAATTCGAGTCAGGCACAACAGTATCACTCTCTTTTGACACGCAAACATGTGAACCATGCATTGGCGCGAGAGATCAGTCAGGAGTGATCATAAGAAATAGTGAGGCCAACATTGTTGTTACATCGCAGTTAAGTAGGTAA
- the LOC114173033 gene encoding caffeoyl-CoA O-methyltransferase-like: MTIINEDQQQNQIPGHKQLHHKSLLQSDALYQYILETSVYPREHESLKELRELTEKHPWNLLATPPDEGQLLSMLLKVVNAKNTMEIGVYTGYSLLSTALALPSDGKILAMDINREYYELGLPVIEKAGVAHKIDFREGPALPLLDQLIKDEKNKGSFDFIFVDADKDNYLNYHNRVIELVKVGGMIAYDNTLWNGSVVAPPDAPLLDYIKYYRDFVMELNQALALDSRVEICQLPVGDGITLCRRII; encoded by the exons ATGACTATCATCAACGAAGAccaacaacaaaatcaaataccTGGCCACAAACAACTCCATCATAAGAGTCTCCTTCAGAGTGATGCACTCTATCAG TATATACTTGAAACCAGCGTGTACCCAAGAGAACACGAGAGCTTGAAGGAGCTTCGCGAGTTGACGGAAAAACACCCTTG GAACCTCTTAGCTACACCACCTGACGAAGGACAACTTCTGAGTATGCTACTGAAGGTCGTCAATGCGAAGAACACCATGGAGATTGGCGTCTACACTGGTTACTCCTTGCTTTCCACTGCCCTCGCTCTTCCATCTGATGGAAAG ATCTTGGCAATGGATATCAACAGGGAATATTATGAACTGGGGTTGCCTGTGATTGAAAAAGCAGGAGTGGCTCACAAGATTGACTTCAGAGAAGGGCCAGCACTTCCTCTTCTTGATCAACTCATCAAAGAC GAAAAGAACAAGGGAAGCTTCGATTTCATCTTCGTTGATGCTGATAAAGATAACTACTTGAACTATCATAATAGGGTGATTGAGCTTGTGAAGGTCGGGGGAATGATCGCCTACGATAACACCCTGTGGAACGGCTCTGTGGTCGCCCCACCCGATGCTCCTCTCTTggattatattaaatattatcgTGATTTTGTGATGGAGCTGAATCAGGCACTTGCACTTGATTCAAGGGTCGAGATTTGCCAGCTTCCCGTTGGTGACGGCATTACCCTGTGCCGCCGCATCATTTGA